In the Profundibacter amoris genome, GATTGTTTTTGCACCGACCAAAAAGGGGAACGCGTTGAATTGGGCCAGACCATCTGTCTGGAGGTCGGTGGGCGCCGTTTTACCGCCCGTTGCGAGATGTCCCTGAACAACCCGATGTGGCGCGAACAGCAAGAGGGCTGTGTGTCATCCAGCCTGATCGAGCGCTTCCAGCGTCTTGACCCAACCGCGCAGCCGCTTGGCGTTAACCCCAAAATCTGACCGGCCATAGCGCAGGCGGCCAAACAGGGTGACACGGCTGCCTTGTTCGTTTTGCGTCACAGTAATAGTGGTGTAATCGGGGAAACCGAAGACCAGCGAGCGGGTGACAAAAGTAATCATCCCTTCCTTGACACTGCCCGCCAGATATTTGGTGCGTGGAGTGGACTGGATAACCTGTTGCAGCATTTGCCACATCTGTTCCGGATCGGCGTTGAAATCGGCGACAAACAGCGCACTTCCCTGCCCGATCACCGGGGAGTCTGGCGTGGCCCCTGATGGTGGCGCCACATGCACCAGCGCCACGTCGTCCGGCGCAAGCCTGATGTAAACCAGCCCCGAAAGGGCGACCATCAGCAACAGCCATGCGGTATTGATGGCGGTTTT is a window encoding:
- a CDS encoding DUF1499 domain-containing protein, which produces MIRKTAINTAWLLLMVALSGLVYIRLAPDDVALVHVAPPSGATPDSPVIGQGSALFVADFNADPEQMWQMLQQVIQSTPRTKYLAGSVKEGMITFVTRSLVFGFPDYTTITVTQNEQGSRVTLFGRLRYGRSDFGVNAKRLRGWVKTLEALDQAG